The Dyadobacter sp. 676 DNA window GCGATCGCGTGAGTTACGTTTCAACCGGCGGGGGGGCATTGCTGGAATATATGGAAGGCAAGGTACTCCCGGGTGTTGCCGCGCTGCAAGCATAAGCATTTCACTTTTTTAGGTTTTATATCAAAAAAGAAATCCATCCCGCACATCACGGGATGGATTTTCTGCATAACAAACCTAACTAATTTATGAACACTGGTCTTGTCAGACCGGAATTCCACTTTTAATTGCCACCTGCGCGTTTCTGCAAATCATCCGAGCCGGTATTGCGCTGGCGTGCTCCCTTCACGTTCTGGTTACCGAAGTTGTAAGTGAAGGTCAGCCTGAACTGCCGGCTGGGCCATTCCGAACGCACCTTGAAATCGATATCCTTGTACACCGCGGTGCCATTGAAGCGGTTGGTCCAGAAAATATCGTTCACATTCAGGCGGATCGTTCCTTTTTTGTTCAGGATATTCTTTTGAAGGCCCGCATTGATCATCCCCATCGGGTGGGCCCGGTACAAGCCGTAGAACTGTCTGCTATTATACCACCCCGAGAGCTCTGCGGACCATCCCTTGCCCAAAGTAAATTGGTTGCTGGCGTACATATTCCACGAAACCTGCTTGATTTCGAGCTGTTGTTCGAGGTAATATGACTTGTAATGGTTGTACACACCGGTAAAGTTCGCCTGCACTTGCCACCATTTCGTGACCGGAATGGGGAACGAGACCGTCAGGCTGATGTTATCCTGGTTGTCGAGGTTATCCGACGTTACGAATGTCTTGTTTTCCGAAGCGATTTGCTGGGGCAGCTCGTCGGCGATCATATCTTTAATGCGGCTGTAAGCCAGCGTGGTATTCAATGCATTTTTGTAAACGTGTACCAACTGGAATGAATGCGTGTATTGCGGTTTCAGATTAGGGTTACCGCGCTGGAATGTGTATGGGTCGAGGTAAAACTCGAAGGGGTTCAGCGACTGGTAATTCGGACGGTCGATCCGGCGGCTGTACGACAGGTTGATCACGTTGTTGGTATCCAGCTGGTTCGACAGGAAAACACTGGGGAACAGGTTAATGTAGTTTCTGTCGCGTTTCTGGTTCAGCGTGATCGAGTTGCCGATCGAGTGCGTATGCTCTGCGCGGAGGCCTACCTGGTACTTGATCTTTTTGGATAATGCGCCGGCATAGTTCACATAGGCCGCATTAACGTTTTCGGTGTATTTGAAACGGTTGGACCGTTTTGGGTCGAGTTGCCAGCTATCGATAAAGGTTTCGAAAATCATATCATTATCCGAAGTTACGTAGCTCGATTTCAAACCGGTTTCGAACTTTCCTTTGCCGATCGGCTGTGTGTAATCCAGCTTTGCCATCGCGATGTTGATGTCCGAAGGCATATCGTTCCGGACGATTTCCGTCGCAGCTTCATCCGGTGTTCCGTTCGAGTTGAAGTAACGCGTATCGAGCTGGCTTTTCTTCTTGCCGCCGTAATGCACATAGTCGAGATCGAATGTCAGCTCCTTTCCTTTGTCGTTGAACTGGTGTTTCAGGTTCAGGTTGGAACTGATGTTGTTCATTTTACCGCCATTGAAAACATTGGTCCGGAACGTCCGCTGAAGGCTCAGGTTCTCATTCAGGATCCGGGTGTTGGTTTGCCCGAAAGGGTTGCTCCAATCGTTGTAGAACCCTGAAACCAGTACGCCCACCGTGGTTTTGTCCGTTGCAAAGTAATCGATTCCCGCGCGCACATTATAGTATTCCGACCGGTTGATCCGCTCCGTTTTCTGGTCGAAGATCGTCACTTTGCCCTCGTACGGAATGCGGCGGTAAATGTCGTTGTTGTTGAATCCTTTGTTATAAAAAGCGCCTGCGCTGATAAAGGAACTCACTTTCCCCGCGCGATGGTTAAGTGTTCCGGTTGCATTGGCACGGCCGTATTTCGCCCACGCGCCGCCGAGGTTGATATTGCCATTCGTGCCGTAGTTCTTGTTGCGCTTCATTTTGATGTTGATGATCCCCGAGTTACCTGCCGCGTCGTATTTGGCCGACGGGTTTGTGATCAGTTCAATTTTTTCAATGTTGTCGCTCGGCGTATTGCGCAGAAGCGTGATTAGTTCCTGTTGGGACAGAAAGGTCTGTTTTCCGTCGATTTGAACAATTACGCCTTCCTTGCCCCGCAATTTCAATTGCTCGTTTTGCTGGTCGACGGTCACGCCGGGGGCACGTTCCAGCACTTCCAATGCAGTTGCGCCGGCCGAAACAATGCTGTTTTCCACATTTACCACCGTCCGGTCGATTTCCTGCTCGATGAACGGCTTTTTAGCCACGACAGTGACTTCGTTCAGCGACTGTGTGTCGGTTTTAAGTGTGACGGTAGGGAGGTTTACGGGAGTGTCTTTTACATCGAAGGGTTCGCTGTATGCTTTCCGGTAGCCTACCATCGACACCAGGGCGAGGTACTTGCCGGCAGCAACCTGATCGAATACATATCTGCCATTTTCGTCCGCGGCAACACCCTTTACAAGTACCGAGTCTTTGGCTTGCAGGAGCAGGATATTCACGAATGGGAACGGCTGCGACTTTTCATCCAGCACCGCGCCGGTGACTTTGGCTTTTCCGGTAAGTGGCTGGGGAGCTTGTGCGTGCACAAATCCACTACCCAGCAGCAGTGCTGCAGTTAGGTTCATCAAGATTTTCATGGCTAATAGTTAAAGTTCAGCGTACCCCGGGGTGAATTTTTCCATCAGGTACACTGCAAAGATAGGTACTTGGTATAACATAGAACCTTCGATTACATAAATGGTTCTTATATTACATAAGTGGTGTGTGTCTATCTTTCGGGTTATAGATACAAAGGGATAAAAGGAAGTTGCATATCGGCTCGAAAAAAGTTTAAACGGTTAAATAGCTGTTTGAACGACAAAATGGCGAAGTTTCAACTTCGTTTTTTGGTTTTCCTTCAATCTCCCTACCTTTGCGTTTTAGATAGCATATATATGACTGAACAAATTCTGATTTTAGATTTTGGTTCACAGTACACCCAGTTAATTGCACGCAGAGTCCGCGAACTGAATGTTTATTGTGAAATCCACCCATACAACAACTTCCCCGAACTCACTCCCAACGTCAAAGGCGTAATTCTCTCAGGAAGCCCCTGTTCGGTAAGGGACGAAGATTCTCCCCGGATCGATCTCAACAAGTTTCGCAAAACAATACCCCTGCTTGGCGTATGCTACGGCGCGCAGCTACTCGCCCAGGAACTGGGCGGTGATGTGAAACCTTCGCAGCACCGGGAATATGGCCGTGCCCGGCTGCAAATCGATGATACCGATTCCTCGTTACTGGCGGGCTTGTCGGAATCGTCACAGGTGTGGATGTCGCACGGGGACACGATCGTACGCGCACCGCAGAACTTCCACGTGATCGCTTCGACGGAATCGGTGAAAGTAGCCGCATTCAAAATCGAGGACGAGCTGACCTACGGTATTCAGTTCCACCCCGAAGTTACGCATACAGCCGAAGGCAAGAAGCTGCTGCATAATTTCGTGGTGAACATCTGTGGTTGCCGCCAGGACTGGACTTCGGAATCGTTTGTGGAGCATACCATCGAACAGCTCCGCCAGAAACTGGGGAACGACAAAGTAGTGATGGCATTGTCGGGTGGTGTGGATTCGACGGTAGCGGCAACATTGATCCATCACGCGATCGGACAAAACCTATATTGCATTTTCGTAGACAACGGCCTGTTGCGGAAAGATGAATTCGAGCAAGTGCTGCATTCTTACCAGGACATGGGCTTGAATATCAAAGGTGTGGACTCCAAATCGCACTTTTACCAGTCGTTGTCGGGCCTGAGCGATCCCGAAGCGAAACGCAAGGCGATCGGAAAGTCGTTTATCGATATTTTCGATCAGGAAGCGCACTTAATCGAGGATGTAAAATGGCTGGGGCAAGGTACGATTTACCCCGACGTAATTGAATCGGTCTCGATAAAAGGCCCTTCGGCAACCATTAAATCACACCATAACGTAGGTGGTTTGCCGGATTTTATGAAACTCAAAGTGGTTGAACCGCTGAACACCTTGTTTAAAGACGAGGTGAGGGCCGTTGGACGTACGCTTGGCATCGACGAAAAGATCTTGGGCCGTCACCCGTTCCCTGGCCCTGGCCTGGCAATCCGCATTCTCGGTGAAATTACGCCCGAAAAGGTTTCGATTTTGCAGGAAGTGGATGCGATCTTTATCGGAGGGCTGCGCAAATGGGATCTTTACAAAGACGTCTGGCAGGCAGGCGCCATGCTTCTTCCCGTACAAAGCGTAGGTGTAATGGGCGACGAGCGTACCTACGAGCGGGTGGTCGCGCTTCGAGCGGTAACATCGGTCGACGGTATGACAGCCGATTGGGCGCATTTGCCATACGACTTCCTCGCGGAAGTTTCCAACGACATTATCAATAAGGTAAAAGGGGTGAACAGGGTCGTTTACGACATATCTTCCAAGCCACCTGCCACCATCGAATGGGAATAGCGAATACGAAAAAAAGCGGACATCAAGTCCGCTTTTTCGTTTATTGTACTATCCGGAGCCGTCAGGATCGCCCGACGCCACGGCTTAATAAGCTCAACACGAAAAGAACGAGGAATACGAAGAAAAGAATTTTAGCAATTCCGGCTGCTCCTGCTGCTATACCGCCGAATCCGAGGATCCCGGCTATGATAGCGATGACGAGAAATATTACGGTCCATCTAAGCATGATTGACAAATATTTAGGTTTTCGATTATTGATTTCTGAACCAATAATTACCAACACCATGCCAGAAGCGCAAATGTGCTGCAAACGCCCTAAACCGTTGCTATCTCCTTAAAATGAGGTTTTTTGTGGAGAATGATGCCCAATTTCAGGCTTCCAGTCCATTCTGCAGCATCGCCTCCCATACATTGATGTGTTTCCCGTCGAGAACTTCGAAGGGCATGTCCCAGTCCATTGTTATCCATTGGCGGTCTGATGAGAAGATGGAGATTTTCTTTGTGAGGGAGCTGATCCAGATTACTTTCTGAACGCCAAAAGTCGAGCAATCTCTGACTTTTTGTT harbors:
- the guaA gene encoding glutamine-hydrolyzing GMP synthase, with the protein product MTEQILILDFGSQYTQLIARRVRELNVYCEIHPYNNFPELTPNVKGVILSGSPCSVRDEDSPRIDLNKFRKTIPLLGVCYGAQLLAQELGGDVKPSQHREYGRARLQIDDTDSSLLAGLSESSQVWMSHGDTIVRAPQNFHVIASTESVKVAAFKIEDELTYGIQFHPEVTHTAEGKKLLHNFVVNICGCRQDWTSESFVEHTIEQLRQKLGNDKVVMALSGGVDSTVAATLIHHAIGQNLYCIFVDNGLLRKDEFEQVLHSYQDMGLNIKGVDSKSHFYQSLSGLSDPEAKRKAIGKSFIDIFDQEAHLIEDVKWLGQGTIYPDVIESVSIKGPSATIKSHHNVGGLPDFMKLKVVEPLNTLFKDEVRAVGRTLGIDEKILGRHPFPGPGLAIRILGEITPEKVSILQEVDAIFIGGLRKWDLYKDVWQAGAMLLPVQSVGVMGDERTYERVVALRAVTSVDGMTADWAHLPYDFLAEVSNDIINKVKGVNRVVYDISSKPPATIEWE
- a CDS encoding outer membrane beta-barrel protein; translation: MNLTAALLLGSGFVHAQAPQPLTGKAKVTGAVLDEKSQPFPFVNILLLQAKDSVLVKGVAADENGRYVFDQVAAGKYLALVSMVGYRKAYSEPFDVKDTPVNLPTVTLKTDTQSLNEVTVVAKKPFIEQEIDRTVVNVENSIVSAGATALEVLERAPGVTVDQQNEQLKLRGKEGVIVQIDGKQTFLSQQELITLLRNTPSDNIEKIELITNPSAKYDAAGNSGIINIKMKRNKNYGTNGNINLGGAWAKYGRANATGTLNHRAGKVSSFISAGAFYNKGFNNNDIYRRIPYEGKVTIFDQKTERINRSEYYNVRAGIDYFATDKTTVGVLVSGFYNDWSNPFGQTNTRILNENLSLQRTFRTNVFNGGKMNNISSNLNLKHQFNDKGKELTFDLDYVHYGGKKKSQLDTRYFNSNGTPDEAATEIVRNDMPSDINIAMAKLDYTQPIGKGKFETGLKSSYVTSDNDMIFETFIDSWQLDPKRSNRFKYTENVNAAYVNYAGALSKKIKYQVGLRAEHTHSIGNSITLNQKRDRNYINLFPSVFLSNQLDTNNVINLSYSRRIDRPNYQSLNPFEFYLDPYTFQRGNPNLKPQYTHSFQLVHVYKNALNTTLAYSRIKDMIADELPQQIASENKTFVTSDNLDNQDNISLTVSFPIPVTKWWQVQANFTGVYNHYKSYYLEQQLEIKQVSWNMYASNQFTLGKGWSAELSGWYNSRQFYGLYRAHPMGMINAGLQKNILNKKGTIRLNVNDIFWTNRFNGTAVYKDIDFKVRSEWPSRQFRLTFTYNFGNQNVKGARQRNTGSDDLQKRAGGN
- a CDS encoding DUF1328 family protein, with the translated sequence MLRWTVIFLVIAIIAGILGFGGIAAGAAGIAKILFFVFLVLFVLSLLSRGVGRS